From Neobacillus sp. PS2-9, the proteins below share one genomic window:
- a CDS encoding benzoate/H(+) symporter BenE family transporter, whose amino-acid sequence MFKKNTIQFPKLLSVGNISNGFVAWLFGSAGPLLIVLQAAAKGHLSGSITSSWIFAIYGMGGLLTLIVSLYYGQPIGYAFSIPGAILVGSSLTHYSFNQVVGAYIITGILIFLLGLSGLVTKLMKVLPMPVMMGMVSGVLLPFGTEMIGSVVKNPLLNGIPLLVFLALSFFLRFSKKFPPILGAIIAAILCLKFLPNVSVQPLHITMGIPHFIIPSFSFSVVGELVIPLVLTVIAIQNAQGIAMLETHGYRPPINAMTNWSGIGTIINAFFGGHPACIAGPMTGLLVNKESGKHEHRYVAAIVLGVLSCLLALFSPIASQIPHVIPASLIQLLGGVAMISVLVDSLKMSFSGPFKSGALFSFIITISGISILHIGAPFWGLVGGTLATVFLDKQDFYKSESSDQNNETNLSEALCQDKIS is encoded by the coding sequence TTGTTCAAAAAAAATACCATACAATTTCCAAAGCTTTTATCGGTTGGGAATATATCGAATGGATTTGTGGCCTGGCTTTTTGGTTCAGCAGGACCATTATTAATTGTTTTACAAGCTGCTGCAAAAGGTCATTTGTCTGGTAGCATAACCAGCTCATGGATTTTCGCCATTTATGGAATGGGGGGACTCCTAACGCTCATCGTTTCCTTATATTATGGGCAACCCATAGGCTATGCCTTTTCAATACCTGGAGCCATTCTTGTCGGCTCAAGCTTAACCCATTATTCTTTCAACCAAGTGGTTGGTGCCTATATTATAACCGGGATCCTTATTTTTCTTTTAGGATTATCTGGCCTTGTTACAAAATTGATGAAGGTTTTGCCTATGCCAGTTATGATGGGGATGGTGTCAGGCGTCTTACTCCCTTTCGGAACTGAAATGATCGGCTCGGTTGTAAAAAACCCTTTACTCAACGGAATCCCGTTACTTGTCTTTCTTGCTCTTTCTTTTTTCTTACGATTTTCAAAAAAGTTTCCGCCTATATTAGGGGCGATCATTGCAGCAATTCTTTGTCTTAAATTTTTGCCGAACGTTTCTGTACAGCCTCTCCATATAACAATGGGCATTCCCCATTTTATCATCCCATCATTTAGTTTTTCCGTTGTAGGGGAACTTGTCATTCCATTAGTCTTAACGGTTATTGCCATTCAAAATGCCCAAGGGATTGCTATGTTAGAGACCCATGGCTATCGTCCACCGATCAATGCCATGACCAATTGGAGCGGAATCGGTACCATTATAAATGCTTTTTTTGGGGGCCACCCAGCCTGTATTGCAGGTCCCATGACCGGCTTACTTGTTAATAAAGAATCAGGCAAACATGAACATAGGTATGTCGCTGCTATTGTATTAGGAGTATTATCCTGTCTATTAGCTCTATTCTCTCCAATAGCTTCGCAAATTCCACATGTCATTCCTGCCTCATTAATTCAATTACTAGGTGGCGTCGCCATGATTAGTGTACTGGTTGACTCTTTGAAAATGAGTTTCTCTGGTCCATTCAAATCAGGCGCCCTCTTTTCATTTATAATCACAATCTCTGGGATCTCTATTCTCCATATCGGAGCTCCATTCTGGGGTCTAGTTGGGGGTACCTTGGCCACTGTATTCTTGGATAAACAAGATTTTTATAAATCCGAATCAAGTGACCAAAACAATGAAACTAACTTGAGTGAAGCTCTTTGCCAGGACAAAATTTCCTAA
- a CDS encoding GNAT family N-acetyltransferase — MGETKMLMTERCELMAVSEKDYESILMLYMDEDVRRYLDGTVDEISFAIRFQMMLESNHYWTVRLKETNEFIGLVCLDTGHDRINTEIGYQFLPVFWGKGYAKEVIEKVIEYGFHSLELTTIIAETPTLNERACRLLKRVGMKFEKTMKRFGSDQSMFSIQKGAWHRVNRLVYK, encoded by the coding sequence ATGGGTGAGACCAAAATGTTAATGACAGAACGATGTGAGTTAATGGCTGTTTCTGAAAAGGACTATGAATCGATATTGATGTTGTATATGGATGAAGATGTACGCAGGTACCTGGATGGAACAGTTGATGAGATATCGTTTGCTATAAGATTTCAAATGATGTTGGAATCCAATCATTATTGGACAGTTAGACTGAAAGAAACAAATGAATTCATTGGGTTAGTGTGCTTGGATACAGGGCATGACAGAATCAACACAGAGATTGGCTATCAGTTTTTACCTGTTTTCTGGGGAAAGGGGTATGCGAAAGAAGTCATCGAGAAGGTAATTGAATATGGCTTTCATTCCCTAGAGTTAACAACCATCATCGCTGAAACCCCAACTCTAAATGAACGGGCCTGCAGGCTGTTAAAAAGAGTGGGGATGAAATTTGAAAAAACAATGAAGAGGTTTGGCAGTGATCAGTCTATGTTTAGTATTCAGAAGGGGGCTTGGCACCGGGTGAACAGACTTGTATATAAGTAA
- a CDS encoding LytTR family DNA-binding domain-containing protein, which produces MKISIEEINKELAEEILIRCHEVDDEVYEIVNKLKTEDFNLLGYHNDKVHRIKLSEIYYFEAVDGKVFSYCKDNVYEVKQKLYELEELCNGRNCFRASKSTILNIAKISSIHPSISGRLEAVLDNGERAVVSRQYVPVLKKMLGL; this is translated from the coding sequence ATGAAAATTTCAATCGAAGAAATAAACAAAGAACTGGCAGAAGAAATCCTCATTAGGTGCCATGAGGTGGATGACGAAGTCTATGAAATTGTAAACAAGCTGAAGACGGAAGATTTCAACCTACTCGGATACCACAATGATAAAGTTCACCGTATTAAGCTGAGTGAGATTTATTATTTCGAAGCTGTTGACGGAAAGGTTTTTAGCTACTGCAAGGACAACGTTTATGAGGTCAAACAAAAGCTTTATGAATTAGAGGAACTATGCAACGGTAGGAACTGCTTTCGTGCATCCAAATCGACGATTCTGAACATAGCTAAAATCTCTTCTATCCATCCGTCCATTAGCGGCCGTCTCGAAGCGGTGCTTGATAACGGGGAGCGCGCGGTTGTATCAAGACAATATGTGCCCGTCCTTAAAAAGATGCTTGGATTATAA
- a CDS encoding DUF3021 family protein has product MKLSEFVKKIIKDFLLIFALIIIIITILRQMYYPDEAFDLQSIYIIMAFAFLSALIGFILYSPNDLSEKNMRIRMILHFFTLEVLLIALSSVFGIVESPSDGIILAVQISVIYFIVRFLSWKKDQKEAQKINEKLNAWKKDVPQ; this is encoded by the coding sequence ATGAAGCTGTCCGAATTTGTAAAAAAGATCATTAAGGATTTCTTACTTATCTTCGCACTCATCATTATTATCATTACTATTTTGCGACAAATGTATTACCCTGATGAAGCCTTCGATTTGCAGTCCATTTATATCATTATGGCCTTTGCCTTTTTAAGTGCATTAATAGGATTTATCTTGTATTCTCCTAATGACTTAAGCGAAAAAAATATGCGTATTAGAATGATCCTTCATTTTTTCACGTTGGAGGTTCTATTGATTGCCCTTAGCAGTGTTTTTGGAATTGTGGAAAGTCCATCAGATGGAATCATTTTGGCCGTGCAAATTTCCGTCATCTATTTCATCGTTCGTTTCCTGTCCTGGAAAAAGGATCAAAAAGAGGCACAAAAAATCAACGAAAAACTAAACGCATGGAAGAAAGACGTTCCTCAATAA
- a CDS encoding dienelactone hydrolase family protein — protein sequence MGTLFLLIALMFEFSFAIYSIVTKQNHKKLKNGIRIAIFLGFVILTLSSVIVWSLRWVLPAILLFLLAVKGTVSLIRKNTTPKKYKTSKVVWKTIFMVVATVIAFVPASVFPQHPSPKVTGKYSVATATYTYVDKNRVEEFSDKGDNRFVNVEFWYPKNADEKYPLLVFSHGASGIKVSNASTYTELASHGYVVVSIDHPYHSFYTKSDDGTVATINSDYNREITNLNTEGVYTNEELNELIQKWMKLRTDDMNFVIDTILEKEKSDTTPVYQRINSDKIGVFGHSMGGAASVWLGRERDDIDAVVNIDAPFFSELVYKKENDSFVANSKAYTTPIFNIYSDDVWGQLDSTPIYVANQLNNEQFKDAYTTHFKGAKHLSLTDLPLFSPILANMLQGGKANIDPYYCIETENDLILKFFDYELKGIGHFNPKETY from the coding sequence ATGGGAACTTTATTTTTATTGATTGCATTGATGTTTGAATTTTCTTTTGCCATCTACTCGATCGTAACGAAACAAAACCATAAAAAACTAAAGAATGGGATTAGGATTGCTATATTTTTGGGCTTTGTCATTCTCACGCTTTCATCGGTGATTGTGTGGAGCTTACGCTGGGTCTTACCCGCTATCCTACTTTTCCTTTTAGCAGTAAAGGGAACGGTTTCTCTGATCCGTAAAAATACAACTCCTAAAAAATACAAAACTTCTAAAGTCGTCTGGAAAACCATTTTTATGGTCGTCGCAACAGTCATTGCCTTTGTACCTGCCAGTGTTTTTCCGCAGCATCCTTCACCAAAAGTGACAGGCAAATATAGTGTCGCGACCGCTACTTACACTTACGTTGATAAAAATCGCGTAGAGGAATTTTCTGACAAAGGAGACAACCGTTTTGTGAATGTGGAATTTTGGTATCCCAAGAATGCTGATGAAAAATACCCTCTATTGGTGTTTTCACATGGGGCATCTGGCATTAAAGTAAGTAATGCTTCTACCTATACAGAGCTTGCAAGCCACGGATACGTAGTGGTTTCGATCGACCATCCGTACCACTCTTTTTATACGAAATCAGATGATGGAACAGTAGCGACAATTAATTCGGACTATAACCGTGAAATCACCAATCTCAACACTGAAGGCGTATATACGAATGAAGAACTCAATGAACTTATCCAAAAATGGATGAAGCTACGAACAGACGATATGAATTTTGTTATTGATACAATCCTTGAAAAAGAAAAAAGTGATACTACCCCCGTTTACCAACGTATCAATTCAGACAAAATTGGTGTGTTCGGGCACTCCATGGGCGGCGCCGCAAGTGTGTGGCTGGGCAGAGAACGTGATGATATAGATGCAGTCGTTAATATTGATGCTCCATTCTTTAGTGAGCTGGTTTATAAAAAAGAAAACGATAGTTTTGTAGCAAATAGCAAAGCTTACACAACCCCGATTTTTAACATATATTCTGATGATGTGTGGGGGCAGCTTGATAGCACGCCGATTTATGTAGCGAACCAACTCAACAATGAACAATTCAAAGACGCTTATACTACTCATTTTAAAGGTGCGAAACATTTAAGCCTGACCGATTTACCGCTTTTCTCACCTATTCTCGCAAATATGCTGCAAGGTGGAAAAGCTAACATTGATCCATATTACTGTATTGAAACGGAAAATGACCTTATTCTTAAATTTTTTGACTATGAATTAAAGGGTATTGGCCATTTCAATCCTAAAGAGACATATTGA
- a CDS encoding PBP1A family penicillin-binding protein has translation MLLAGVGAFLWIIKDAPKFDETLLKDPLSSQLYASDEKTVIAEVGKEKRDDIQINQIPDVLKNAVLATEDARFYQHHGIDVKRTLVAIWTNITTGSSQGGSTITQQIVKNSFLTIDKTPKRKIQEWYLAIQFERKYSKDQILEMYFNKNLYGSDVYGVAKAAERFFGLGPDELDKLTLEQAALLAGIPQSPNNYIPTVEENLQAAEKRRNMVLYYMNRHDYISKTDMERAQKTPIEETLHIQQKSTNKYQAFVDTVIKEVQAKTNRNIFEDGLKIYTTLDPEIQQITEDVLSTNNYIDYPNNNKLQSAVVILDTQTGAIKAIGGGRNYQTGGYNYATSIKRHPGSTIKPILDYGPAIEKFKWSTGHILKDEKYQYSNGTAIRNANRSYAGNKTIREHLAWSRNIPALKAYQEVGADYATDFANSLGFPITDTQKANESNAIGAIDAASPLIMAGAYAAFGNGGYYTEPYTVTKIVSSDGIEKELASSKKKVMEDYTAFLITDMLRTVVDSGTGVKANLSNIDLAGKTGTTSFDQSAIKKYGLPENATRDAWFVGYTPQYTGAVWTGYPETKSSDDYLGSKSADISKLVFKAILSRSATSTEKFKQPSSVAKSGKEYYVKSGEKPTPPKPNSPTNVQANYDEASDSIQLSWDYSNESSSETTFEVSYTVDGKTTNLPAATDMQAILQSPEKGKAYTFTIVAITDGAKSDAATTSITVKETKEMPSSPSDLKARYDKKSNSIEISWKKSKSQNVNYTITYTVNGSTQTLTTLSESKATLSNPQPGQTYVITVVAFNEVGSSEPASVSVTVDTADPGDDNRDDHDGAKDTNKGKP, from the coding sequence ATGCTTCTAGCTGGAGTAGGCGCTTTCTTATGGATCATCAAGGATGCTCCTAAATTCGACGAAACACTATTAAAAGACCCTTTATCATCCCAACTATATGCTAGTGATGAGAAAACCGTCATTGCTGAGGTGGGTAAAGAAAAACGGGATGACATTCAAATTAATCAAATACCGGATGTCCTAAAAAATGCTGTTTTAGCAACAGAGGATGCTCGTTTTTATCAGCATCATGGAATTGATGTTAAACGTACACTTGTTGCCATTTGGACGAATATCACGACAGGTTCTTCGCAAGGTGGTAGTACAATCACACAGCAAATTGTGAAAAATTCCTTCCTGACCATCGATAAGACGCCAAAAAGGAAGATTCAAGAATGGTATTTAGCTATTCAATTTGAAAGAAAGTATAGTAAAGATCAAATTCTAGAAATGTATTTTAATAAAAATTTATATGGCAGTGACGTCTATGGAGTAGCAAAAGCAGCGGAACGATTCTTCGGATTAGGACCAGATGAGTTAGATAAATTAACACTTGAACAAGCTGCATTACTTGCAGGTATACCACAAAGTCCAAATAACTATATTCCTACTGTTGAAGAGAATCTTCAGGCTGCAGAAAAACGCAGAAATATGGTTCTTTACTATATGAATAGACATGACTATATTTCTAAAACGGATATGGAAAGAGCACAAAAGACACCCATAGAAGAAACTTTACATATTCAACAAAAATCAACAAATAAATACCAGGCATTTGTTGATACTGTGATAAAAGAAGTTCAAGCAAAAACAAATAGGAATATTTTCGAAGATGGACTGAAAATCTATACTACCCTTGATCCAGAGATTCAACAAATAACAGAGGATGTCCTTTCAACAAATAACTATATTGACTATCCAAATAATAATAAATTGCAGTCAGCGGTTGTCATTTTAGATACACAAACGGGTGCCATCAAAGCCATTGGCGGCGGAAGAAATTATCAAACGGGTGGATATAACTATGCAACATCAATTAAACGCCATCCGGGTTCTACGATTAAACCAATACTTGACTATGGTCCAGCTATTGAAAAATTCAAATGGTCTACAGGTCATATTTTAAAAGACGAAAAGTATCAATACTCAAATGGCACCGCCATTCGAAATGCAAACCGTTCCTATGCAGGGAATAAAACCATAAGAGAGCACCTGGCTTGGTCACGAAATATACCAGCATTAAAAGCCTATCAAGAAGTTGGGGCAGATTATGCGACAGATTTTGCTAATAGCCTGGGGTTTCCTATTACAGATACACAAAAAGCCAATGAATCCAATGCGATTGGGGCCATTGATGCTGCGTCGCCACTGATTATGGCGGGCGCATATGCGGCATTTGGAAATGGCGGTTATTATACTGAACCCTATACTGTCACAAAGATAGTATCTTCTGATGGAATAGAAAAAGAATTAGCTTCTAGTAAAAAGAAAGTAATGGAGGATTACACGGCGTTTTTAATCACAGATATGTTACGTACTGTGGTGGACTCAGGAACAGGTGTCAAGGCTAATCTATCGAACATTGATTTAGCTGGAAAAACAGGAACAACAAGCTTTGATCAGTCTGCCATCAAGAAATATGGCCTGCCGGAAAATGCGACAAGAGATGCTTGGTTTGTAGGCTATACACCGCAATATACGGGGGCGGTTTGGACAGGTTACCCGGAAACTAAATCGTCAGATGACTATTTAGGAAGTAAAAGTGCGGATATTTCTAAGTTAGTGTTTAAAGCCATCTTGTCACGATCAGCTACAAGCACTGAGAAATTTAAACAACCAAGCAGTGTTGCAAAATCGGGCAAGGAATACTATGTGAAAAGTGGGGAAAAGCCAACACCACCTAAGCCTAATAGCCCGACCAATGTTCAAGCAAACTATGATGAAGCTTCAGATAGTATTCAATTATCATGGGACTATTCTAACGAAAGTAGTTCAGAAACCACATTCGAAGTTTCATATACAGTAGATGGGAAAACAACTAATTTACCAGCTGCGACTGACATGCAAGCCATTCTTCAAAGCCCTGAGAAAGGGAAAGCTTATACATTTACTATCGTTGCGATCACGGATGGGGCTAAAAGTGATGCAGCTACTACTTCAATAACCGTTAAGGAAACAAAAGAGATGCCAAGCAGTCCAAGTGATTTAAAAGCTCGATATGATAAAAAATCTAATAGCATTGAGATTAGTTGGAAAAAATCCAAGAGTCAAAATGTTAATTATACAATCACATATACGGTGAATGGTAGTACACAAACACTAACAACCCTATCTGAATCAAAGGCCACGTTGAGCAACCCTCAACCAGGTCAAACCTATGTCATTACTGTAGTCGCATTTAACGAAGTGGGTAGTAGCGAACCAGCATCAGTTTCTGTTACGGTTGATACTGCTGACCCTGGTGACGACAATCGGGATGACCATGATGGAGCAAAGGATACGAATAAAGGAAAACCTTAG
- a CDS encoding GntP family permease, whose product MPLVIVAIGILALLVLIMGLKLNTFVSLIVVSFGVAIALGMKLDEIIATIEAGLGGTLGHIALIFGLGAMLGKLIADSGGAQRIAMTLVNKFGEKNIQWAVVAASFIIGIALFFEVGLVLLIPIVFAISKQLKVSILYLGIPMGAALSVTHGFLPPHPGPTTIAGEFGADLGQVLLYGFIIAVPTVIIAGPLFTKLAKKLVPASFTKTGDIASLGELKTFKLEETPGFGISVFTAMLPVILMSIATIITLLQKTMGFADNSLLAIIRFVGGASPAMVISLLVAIYTMGLARKIPIKNVMDSCTEAISHIGMMLLIIGGGGAFKQVLINGHVGDYVAELFKGTNISPILLAWIIAAILRISLGSATVAALTTAGLVIPMLGQTDVNLALVVLATGAGSLIASHVNDAGFWMFKEYFGLSMKETFATWTLLETIISVCGLGFVLLLSLFV is encoded by the coding sequence ATGCCATTAGTAATAGTAGCAATAGGGATTTTAGCTTTACTTGTATTAATCATGGGTTTAAAATTAAACACCTTCGTTTCACTTATCGTGGTCTCATTCGGTGTGGCCATCGCACTTGGAATGAAATTAGATGAAATCATCGCAACAATTGAGGCCGGATTAGGCGGAACTCTTGGACATATAGCACTAATCTTCGGACTAGGTGCCATGCTGGGTAAATTAATTGCAGATTCAGGAGGCGCGCAGCGAATTGCGATGACTCTCGTTAATAAATTTGGCGAAAAAAATATTCAATGGGCTGTAGTGGCTGCTTCATTCATTATCGGTATTGCTTTATTCTTTGAAGTAGGATTAGTTTTATTGATTCCAATCGTATTTGCCATTTCAAAACAATTGAAAGTTTCTATTCTATACCTTGGTATTCCAATGGGAGCAGCTTTATCTGTCACACACGGATTTTTACCTCCGCATCCAGGACCAACCACCATTGCAGGTGAATTTGGTGCCGATCTTGGCCAAGTATTACTTTACGGTTTTATTATTGCTGTTCCAACTGTCATTATCGCTGGTCCTTTATTTACAAAGCTAGCTAAAAAATTGGTTCCTGCATCATTTACAAAAACGGGTGATATCGCCTCTTTAGGTGAACTAAAAACATTTAAACTTGAAGAAACACCTGGATTTGGTATCAGTGTATTTACCGCAATGCTTCCTGTTATTTTAATGTCGATTGCTACTATTATTACGTTACTTCAAAAAACAATGGGATTTGCAGATAATAGTTTACTAGCCATTATCCGTTTTGTTGGCGGTGCATCTCCTGCCATGGTGATCTCTTTATTAGTAGCTATTTACACAATGGGATTAGCGAGAAAGATACCGATTAAAAACGTAATGGATTCTTGTACAGAGGCGATTTCACACATTGGCATGATGCTCTTAATCATTGGGGGCGGCGGTGCTTTCAAACAAGTATTAATTAATGGTCATGTAGGTGACTATGTAGCTGAATTATTTAAAGGAACTAATATTTCACCGATTCTACTGGCTTGGATTATTGCAGCAATCTTACGTATTTCATTAGGTTCTGCTACAGTGGCAGCCTTAACCACAGCTGGGTTAGTTATTCCAATGCTTGGTCAAACCGATGTAAACCTAGCTTTAGTTGTTCTTGCAACTGGTGCTGGAAGCCTTATCGCTTCACACGTGAACGACGCTGGTTTCTGGATGTTCAAAGAGTATTTTGGTTTAAGTATGAAGGAAACATTTGCAACATGGACACTACTTGAGACCATTATCTCTGTGTGTGGATTAGGATTTGTTCTACTACTAAGTTTATTTGTATAA
- a CDS encoding GntR family transcriptional regulator: MNETKEFLYPTKWLSKASTGERVTCELRMQIISGLIESGTILSENKLAEEYNVSRSPIREALKMLASENMIRLERMGAVVIGLTRKEIEEIYDVRILIETFVFERLVKIDTNGLVRELSKILEMMKIAIKYKDADEFSFQDVLFHETIIRSIGHSYILLIWNNAKPVMESLILLSMRARLEEKYDDFERIVENHQLYIDAINTKNRDLMIKSLHQNFDDVQGKVEDLWMSQQMHSSEQKN, from the coding sequence TTGAACGAAACGAAGGAATTTCTATATCCCACAAAATGGCTTTCAAAAGCTTCCACTGGTGAGCGTGTAACATGTGAGCTTAGAATGCAAATTATTTCTGGTTTAATTGAAAGCGGTACCATCCTATCGGAAAATAAATTAGCAGAAGAATATAATGTAAGTCGTTCACCCATTCGTGAAGCTTTAAAAATGCTAGCCTCTGAAAATATGATCCGATTAGAAAGAATGGGCGCAGTTGTCATTGGTTTAACAAGGAAAGAGATAGAAGAAATCTATGATGTACGTATCCTAATAGAAACGTTTGTTTTTGAACGGCTTGTAAAAATAGATACGAATGGCTTAGTGAGAGAACTTAGTAAAATACTTGAAATGATGAAAATTGCCATAAAATACAAAGATGCCGATGAGTTTTCATTTCAAGATGTCTTATTTCATGAAACGATTATTCGTTCAATTGGTCATTCATACATTTTGCTGATATGGAATAATGCAAAACCTGTTATGGAAAGTTTAATTCTATTATCGATGCGAGCGCGTCTCGAAGAAAAATATGATGATTTTGAACGGATTGTGGAAAATCATCAGCTTTATATCGATGCCATAAATACAAAAAATAGAGATCTTATGATTAAGTCATTACATCAAAACTTTGATGATGTTCAAGGTAAAGTTGAAGACCTTTGGATGTCACAACAAATGCATTCTAGTGAGCAAAAAAACTAA
- a CDS encoding GntR family transcriptional regulator has translation MQYPSSWLQRASLGEKIVSELRLRIISGSIHPGSLLSENQIATEFGTSRSPVREALRTLSVEGLIRLERMGAVVLGLTSKDIDELNDVRFMIESFVLQRLSQIDHEALVETLNKIIDKMELAGKHQDFIEFSYQDLCFHEEMILGINHTRISHLWNSIREIVLTALLVATGKRFVGKTDEIEPLIEKHRSIVNALVSKDFHLIEEIIQEHFKDTRKTVSETLLKMNQD, from the coding sequence ATGCAGTATCCATCATCATGGCTACAAAGGGCTTCACTTGGGGAAAAGATCGTAAGTGAATTAAGATTACGAATTATTAGCGGCAGTATTCATCCAGGCTCATTATTATCTGAAAATCAGATTGCAACTGAATTTGGGACGAGTCGCTCACCAGTTAGAGAGGCTTTGAGAACGCTTTCTGTGGAAGGGTTAATCCGTTTAGAAAGGATGGGTGCTGTGGTATTAGGCTTGACGTCAAAGGATATCGATGAACTAAATGATGTTCGTTTTATGATTGAAAGCTTTGTATTGCAACGTCTTTCTCAGATTGACCATGAGGCATTAGTGGAGACCCTTAATAAAATCATCGACAAGATGGAATTGGCAGGAAAGCACCAAGACTTTATTGAATTTTCCTATCAGGACCTATGTTTCCATGAAGAAATGATTTTGGGGATTAACCATACAAGGATTTCGCATTTATGGAATAGTATTCGGGAAATCGTCCTAACCGCCCTTCTAGTGGCAACTGGAAAACGATTTGTAGGAAAAACGGATGAAATAGAACCTCTTATTGAAAAACACCGATCAATCGTGAATGCTCTAGTTTCAAAAGATTTTCATCTGATTGAAGAAATTATTCAAGAACATTTTAAAGATACTCGTAAAACTGTTAGTGAAACCCTGTTAAAAATGAACCAGGATTAA
- a CDS encoding alcohol dehydrogenase catalytic domain-containing protein, translating into MEVMKAGLYISEKKVMVGELDKPTLKQGEALVRVSYAGICGTDMMIYSGKHPRAKAPLAMGHEFSGVIEELNGESTFSVGDRVVIEPTLSCGTCEACRSGQSHVCKTLKLIGIDMHGGFAEYAAVPLHRLHVIPEGLSDAHAALAEPVAVAVHTVRRSNLKVGDNVVILGAGPIGLLIGLMARQAGANQIIVSDISPYRLEKARELGFTALDAKEVDVTKEVLSLTNGIGADIVFEVAGTQITAQQMVEVCRIQGQIMVVSVYKQAPAVNLAGMHFKEISMATTRCYSGSDFKTAIELMASGKIDVSPFISHELPLEQIAEGFKLMENPDVSLKILFQPK; encoded by the coding sequence ATGGAAGTTATGAAGGCGGGTTTGTATATTTCCGAAAAAAAGGTAATGGTTGGTGAACTTGATAAACCAACATTAAAACAAGGAGAAGCTCTTGTTCGAGTATCCTATGCTGGAATTTGTGGAACCGATATGATGATTTATTCAGGAAAACACCCTCGTGCAAAAGCACCTCTAGCAATGGGGCATGAGTTTAGCGGCGTCATTGAAGAACTAAACGGGGAGTCCACTTTTTCCGTTGGAGACCGAGTAGTTATTGAACCCACTCTTAGCTGCGGAACGTGTGAAGCCTGTAGGTCTGGACAATCTCATGTTTGTAAAACATTAAAGCTCATTGGGATCGATATGCATGGGGGATTTGCAGAATACGCGGCAGTTCCCCTCCATCGACTTCATGTGATTCCCGAGGGATTATCCGATGCCCATGCGGCTTTGGCAGAACCAGTGGCAGTGGCTGTTCATACTGTAAGACGCTCCAATCTTAAGGTAGGCGATAATGTAGTCATTTTAGGTGCAGGACCAATTGGTTTGCTCATTGGCCTAATGGCAAGACAGGCGGGGGCGAATCAAATCATCGTTTCCGATATTAGTCCTTACCGATTGGAAAAAGCTAGAGAACTTGGTTTTACCGCATTAGATGCTAAAGAAGTAGATGTAACGAAAGAAGTTTTATCGCTAACAAATGGAATTGGGGCAGATATTGTTTTTGAAGTGGCCGGTACACAAATTACGGCTCAGCAAATGGTGGAAGTCTGCAGAATACAAGGACAAATCATGGTCGTTAGCGTATACAAACAAGCACCAGCTGTAAATTTAGCAGGAATGCACTTTAAAGAAATATCGATGGCAACTACAAGATGCTACAGTGGAAGTGATTTTAAAACAGCTATTGAACTAATGGCAAGTGGAAAGATTGATGTTTCTCCATTTATTTCGCATGAGTTACCGCTAGAGCAAATTGCGGAAGGGTTTAAGTTAATGGAAAATCCTGATGTTTCTTTAAAAATATTATTTCAACCTAAATGA